A DNA window from Bos javanicus breed banteng chromosome 10, ARS-OSU_banteng_1.0, whole genome shotgun sequence contains the following coding sequences:
- the PRMT5 gene encoding protein arginine N-methyltransferase 5 isoform X1 gives MAAMAVGGAGGSRVSSGRDLNCVPEIADTLGAVAKQGFDFLCMPVFHPRFKREFTQEPAKSRPGPQTRSDLLLSGRDWNTLIVGKLSPWIRPDSKVEKIRRNSEAAMLQELNFGAYLGLPAFLLPLNQEDNTNLARVLTNHIHTGHHSSMFWMRVPLVAPEDLRDDIIENAPTSHTEEYSGEEKTWMWWHNFRTLCDYSKRIAVALEIGADLPSNHVIDRWLGEPIKAAILPTSIFLTNKKGFPVLSKMHQRLIFRLLKLEVQFIITGTNHHSEKEFCSYLQYLEYLSQNRPPPNAYELFAKGYEDYLQSPLQPLMDNLESQTYEVFEKDPIKYSQYQQAIYKCLLDRVPEEEKDTNIQVLMVLGAGRGPLVNASLRAAKQADRRIKLYAVEKNPNAVVTLENWQFEEWGSQVTVVSSDMREWVAPEKADIIVSELLGSFADNELSPECLDGAQHFLKDDGVSIPGEYTSFLAPISSSKLYNEVRACREKDRDPEAQFEMPYVVRLHNFHQLSAPQPCFTFSHPNRDPMIDNNRYCTLEFPVEVNTVLHGFAGYFETVLYQDITLSIRPETHSPGMFSWFPILFPIKQPITVREGQTICVRFWRCSNSKKVWYEWAVTAPVCSAIHNPTGRSYTIGL, from the exons ATGGCGGCGATGGCGGTCGGTGGTGCCGGTGGAAGCCGCGTGTCCAGCGGGAGGGACCTGAATTGCGTCCCCGAAATAGCTGACACACTGGGGGCTGTGGCCAAGCAGGG GTTTGATTTCCTCTGCATGCCTGTGTTCCACCCGCGTTTCAAGAGGGAATTCACTCAGGAACCTGCTAAGAGTCGGCCGGGCCCCCAGACACGATCAGACCTACTGCTGTCAGGAAGGG ACTGGAATACACTAATTGTGGGAAAGCTTTCTCCATGGATTCGTCCAGACTCAAAAGTGGAGAAGATACGCAGGAACTCTGAGGCG GCTATGTTACAGGAGCTGAATTTTGGGGCATATTTGGGTCTTCCAGCTTTCCTGCTGCCCCTAAATCAGGAAGATAACACAAACTTGGCGAGAGTTTTGACCAATCACATCCACACTGGCCACCACTCCTCCATG TTCTGGATGCGGGTGCCATTGGTGGCACCAGAGGACCTGAGAGATGATATAATTGAGAACGCACCAACTTCACACACAGAGGAGTACAGTGGAGAGGAGAAGACATGGATGTG GTGGCACAACTTCCGGACCTTATGTGATTACAGCAAGAGGATTGCAGTGG CTCTTGAAATTGGTGCTGACCTCCCATCTAATCATGTCATTGATCGTTGGCTTGGGGAGCCCATCAAAGCAGCCATTCTCCCCACTAGCATTTTCCTGACCAATAAGAAGGGATTTCCTGTTCTTTCTAAGATGCACCAGAGGCTGATCTTCCGACTTCTCAAG TTGGAGGTACAGTTCATCATCACAGGCACCAACCACCACTCAGAGAAGGAGTTCTGCTCCTACCTCCAATACTTGGAATACCTGAGCCAGAACCGACCTCCACCCAATGCCTACGAACTCTTTGCCAAGGGCTATGAAGATTACCTGCAGTCCCCACTCCAG CCACTGATGGATAACCTGGAATCTCAGACATACGAAGTGTTCGAAAAGGACCCCATCAAATACTCTCAGTACCAGCAG gCCATCTATAAATGTCTGTTAGATCGAGTGCCAGAGGAAGAGAAGGACACCAACATCCA AGTGCTGATGGTGCTGGGAGCAGGCCGGGGGCCCCTGGTGAATGCTTCCCTGCGGGCCGCCAAGCAGGCTGACCGGCGGATAAAATTGTACGCTGTGGAGAAGAACCCAAATGCTGTGGTGAC GTTGGAGAACTGGCAATTTGAAGAATGGGGAAGCCAGGTGACAGTAGTCTCATCGGACATGCGGGAGTGGGTGGCTCCAGAGAAAGCAGATATCATTGTCAGTGAGCTTCTGGGGTCCTTTGCTGACAATGAACTGTCACCTGAGTGCCTGGATGGAGCCCAGCACTTCCTAAAAG ATGATGGCGTGAGCATTCCTGGGGAGTACACCTCCTTTCTAgctcccatctcctcctccaagcTATACAATGAGGTCCGAGCCTGTCGGGAAAAGGACCGTGACCCTGAG GCCCAGTTTGAGATGCCTTATGTGGTACGACTGCACAATTTCCACCAGCTGTCTGCACCCCAGCCCTGTTTTACCTTCAGCCATCCTAACAGAG ATCCTATGATTGACAACAATCGCTACTGTACCTTGGAGTTTCCTGTGGAGGTGAACACAGTGCTGCATGGTTTTGCAGGCTACTTTGAGACTGTGCTTTATCAGGACATCACTCTGA GTATCCGTCCAGAGACTCACTCTCCTGGGATGTTTTCATGGTTTCCCATCCTCTTCCCCATTAAG CAGCCCATTACGGTGCGTGAAGGCCAGACCATCTGTGTGCGTTTCTGGCGATGCAGCAACTCTAAGAAGGTGTGGTATGAGTGGGCTGTGACGGCACCGGTCTGCTCTGCTATTCACAACCCCACAGGCCGCTCTTACACCATTGGCCTCTAG
- the PRMT5 gene encoding protein arginine N-methyltransferase 5 isoform X2 gives MPVFHPRFKREFTQEPAKSRPGPQTRSDLLLSGRDWNTLIVGKLSPWIRPDSKVEKIRRNSEAAMLQELNFGAYLGLPAFLLPLNQEDNTNLARVLTNHIHTGHHSSMFWMRVPLVAPEDLRDDIIENAPTSHTEEYSGEEKTWMWWHNFRTLCDYSKRIAVALEIGADLPSNHVIDRWLGEPIKAAILPTSIFLTNKKGFPVLSKMHQRLIFRLLKLEVQFIITGTNHHSEKEFCSYLQYLEYLSQNRPPPNAYELFAKGYEDYLQSPLQPLMDNLESQTYEVFEKDPIKYSQYQQAIYKCLLDRVPEEEKDTNIQVLMVLGAGRGPLVNASLRAAKQADRRIKLYAVEKNPNAVVTLENWQFEEWGSQVTVVSSDMREWVAPEKADIIVSELLGSFADNELSPECLDGAQHFLKDDGVSIPGEYTSFLAPISSSKLYNEVRACREKDRDPEAQFEMPYVVRLHNFHQLSAPQPCFTFSHPNRDPMIDNNRYCTLEFPVEVNTVLHGFAGYFETVLYQDITLSIRPETHSPGMFSWFPILFPIKQPITVREGQTICVRFWRCSNSKKVWYEWAVTAPVCSAIHNPTGRSYTIGL, from the exons ATGCCTGTGTTCCACCCGCGTTTCAAGAGGGAATTCACTCAGGAACCTGCTAAGAGTCGGCCGGGCCCCCAGACACGATCAGACCTACTGCTGTCAGGAAGGG ACTGGAATACACTAATTGTGGGAAAGCTTTCTCCATGGATTCGTCCAGACTCAAAAGTGGAGAAGATACGCAGGAACTCTGAGGCG GCTATGTTACAGGAGCTGAATTTTGGGGCATATTTGGGTCTTCCAGCTTTCCTGCTGCCCCTAAATCAGGAAGATAACACAAACTTGGCGAGAGTTTTGACCAATCACATCCACACTGGCCACCACTCCTCCATG TTCTGGATGCGGGTGCCATTGGTGGCACCAGAGGACCTGAGAGATGATATAATTGAGAACGCACCAACTTCACACACAGAGGAGTACAGTGGAGAGGAGAAGACATGGATGTG GTGGCACAACTTCCGGACCTTATGTGATTACAGCAAGAGGATTGCAGTGG CTCTTGAAATTGGTGCTGACCTCCCATCTAATCATGTCATTGATCGTTGGCTTGGGGAGCCCATCAAAGCAGCCATTCTCCCCACTAGCATTTTCCTGACCAATAAGAAGGGATTTCCTGTTCTTTCTAAGATGCACCAGAGGCTGATCTTCCGACTTCTCAAG TTGGAGGTACAGTTCATCATCACAGGCACCAACCACCACTCAGAGAAGGAGTTCTGCTCCTACCTCCAATACTTGGAATACCTGAGCCAGAACCGACCTCCACCCAATGCCTACGAACTCTTTGCCAAGGGCTATGAAGATTACCTGCAGTCCCCACTCCAG CCACTGATGGATAACCTGGAATCTCAGACATACGAAGTGTTCGAAAAGGACCCCATCAAATACTCTCAGTACCAGCAG gCCATCTATAAATGTCTGTTAGATCGAGTGCCAGAGGAAGAGAAGGACACCAACATCCA AGTGCTGATGGTGCTGGGAGCAGGCCGGGGGCCCCTGGTGAATGCTTCCCTGCGGGCCGCCAAGCAGGCTGACCGGCGGATAAAATTGTACGCTGTGGAGAAGAACCCAAATGCTGTGGTGAC GTTGGAGAACTGGCAATTTGAAGAATGGGGAAGCCAGGTGACAGTAGTCTCATCGGACATGCGGGAGTGGGTGGCTCCAGAGAAAGCAGATATCATTGTCAGTGAGCTTCTGGGGTCCTTTGCTGACAATGAACTGTCACCTGAGTGCCTGGATGGAGCCCAGCACTTCCTAAAAG ATGATGGCGTGAGCATTCCTGGGGAGTACACCTCCTTTCTAgctcccatctcctcctccaagcTATACAATGAGGTCCGAGCCTGTCGGGAAAAGGACCGTGACCCTGAG GCCCAGTTTGAGATGCCTTATGTGGTACGACTGCACAATTTCCACCAGCTGTCTGCACCCCAGCCCTGTTTTACCTTCAGCCATCCTAACAGAG ATCCTATGATTGACAACAATCGCTACTGTACCTTGGAGTTTCCTGTGGAGGTGAACACAGTGCTGCATGGTTTTGCAGGCTACTTTGAGACTGTGCTTTATCAGGACATCACTCTGA GTATCCGTCCAGAGACTCACTCTCCTGGGATGTTTTCATGGTTTCCCATCCTCTTCCCCATTAAG CAGCCCATTACGGTGCGTGAAGGCCAGACCATCTGTGTGCGTTTCTGGCGATGCAGCAACTCTAAGAAGGTGTGGTATGAGTGGGCTGTGACGGCACCGGTCTGCTCTGCTATTCACAACCCCACAGGCCGCTCTTACACCATTGGCCTCTAG
- the PRMT5 gene encoding protein arginine N-methyltransferase 5 isoform X3 → MLQELNFGAYLGLPAFLLPLNQEDNTNLARVLTNHIHTGHHSSMFWMRVPLVAPEDLRDDIIENAPTSHTEEYSGEEKTWMWWHNFRTLCDYSKRIAVALEIGADLPSNHVIDRWLGEPIKAAILPTSIFLTNKKGFPVLSKMHQRLIFRLLKLEVQFIITGTNHHSEKEFCSYLQYLEYLSQNRPPPNAYELFAKGYEDYLQSPLQPLMDNLESQTYEVFEKDPIKYSQYQQAIYKCLLDRVPEEEKDTNIQVLMVLGAGRGPLVNASLRAAKQADRRIKLYAVEKNPNAVVTLENWQFEEWGSQVTVVSSDMREWVAPEKADIIVSELLGSFADNELSPECLDGAQHFLKDDGVSIPGEYTSFLAPISSSKLYNEVRACREKDRDPEAQFEMPYVVRLHNFHQLSAPQPCFTFSHPNRDPMIDNNRYCTLEFPVEVNTVLHGFAGYFETVLYQDITLSIRPETHSPGMFSWFPILFPIKQPITVREGQTICVRFWRCSNSKKVWYEWAVTAPVCSAIHNPTGRSYTIGL, encoded by the exons ATGTTACAGGAGCTGAATTTTGGGGCATATTTGGGTCTTCCAGCTTTCCTGCTGCCCCTAAATCAGGAAGATAACACAAACTTGGCGAGAGTTTTGACCAATCACATCCACACTGGCCACCACTCCTCCATG TTCTGGATGCGGGTGCCATTGGTGGCACCAGAGGACCTGAGAGATGATATAATTGAGAACGCACCAACTTCACACACAGAGGAGTACAGTGGAGAGGAGAAGACATGGATGTG GTGGCACAACTTCCGGACCTTATGTGATTACAGCAAGAGGATTGCAGTGG CTCTTGAAATTGGTGCTGACCTCCCATCTAATCATGTCATTGATCGTTGGCTTGGGGAGCCCATCAAAGCAGCCATTCTCCCCACTAGCATTTTCCTGACCAATAAGAAGGGATTTCCTGTTCTTTCTAAGATGCACCAGAGGCTGATCTTCCGACTTCTCAAG TTGGAGGTACAGTTCATCATCACAGGCACCAACCACCACTCAGAGAAGGAGTTCTGCTCCTACCTCCAATACTTGGAATACCTGAGCCAGAACCGACCTCCACCCAATGCCTACGAACTCTTTGCCAAGGGCTATGAAGATTACCTGCAGTCCCCACTCCAG CCACTGATGGATAACCTGGAATCTCAGACATACGAAGTGTTCGAAAAGGACCCCATCAAATACTCTCAGTACCAGCAG gCCATCTATAAATGTCTGTTAGATCGAGTGCCAGAGGAAGAGAAGGACACCAACATCCA AGTGCTGATGGTGCTGGGAGCAGGCCGGGGGCCCCTGGTGAATGCTTCCCTGCGGGCCGCCAAGCAGGCTGACCGGCGGATAAAATTGTACGCTGTGGAGAAGAACCCAAATGCTGTGGTGAC GTTGGAGAACTGGCAATTTGAAGAATGGGGAAGCCAGGTGACAGTAGTCTCATCGGACATGCGGGAGTGGGTGGCTCCAGAGAAAGCAGATATCATTGTCAGTGAGCTTCTGGGGTCCTTTGCTGACAATGAACTGTCACCTGAGTGCCTGGATGGAGCCCAGCACTTCCTAAAAG ATGATGGCGTGAGCATTCCTGGGGAGTACACCTCCTTTCTAgctcccatctcctcctccaagcTATACAATGAGGTCCGAGCCTGTCGGGAAAAGGACCGTGACCCTGAG GCCCAGTTTGAGATGCCTTATGTGGTACGACTGCACAATTTCCACCAGCTGTCTGCACCCCAGCCCTGTTTTACCTTCAGCCATCCTAACAGAG ATCCTATGATTGACAACAATCGCTACTGTACCTTGGAGTTTCCTGTGGAGGTGAACACAGTGCTGCATGGTTTTGCAGGCTACTTTGAGACTGTGCTTTATCAGGACATCACTCTGA GTATCCGTCCAGAGACTCACTCTCCTGGGATGTTTTCATGGTTTCCCATCCTCTTCCCCATTAAG CAGCCCATTACGGTGCGTGAAGGCCAGACCATCTGTGTGCGTTTCTGGCGATGCAGCAACTCTAAGAAGGTGTGGTATGAGTGGGCTGTGACGGCACCGGTCTGCTCTGCTATTCACAACCCCACAGGCCGCTCTTACACCATTGGCCTCTAG
- the RBM23 gene encoding probable RNA-binding protein 23 isoform X7, with protein MRFLCIDIFPRSATMASDDFDIVIEAMLEAPYKKEEDGQQRKEAKKDSPSNTTNSTSSIDTSSCGTDGSSVTDGTSATNGNGTNGEASKKKRSRSHSKSRERKRSRSRDRDRHRRKNSRSRSRDRQRRHRSRSWDRRHSSESRSRDWRREDRVHYRSPPLAAGRRYGHSKSPHFREKSPVREPVDNLSPEERDARTVFCMQLAARIRPRDLEDFFSAVGKVRDVRIISDRNSRRSKGIAYVEFCEIQSVPLAIGLTGQRLLGVPIIVQASQAEKNRLAAMANNLQKGSGGPVRLYVGSLHCNITEDMLRGILEPFGKIDNIVLMKDSETGRSKGYGFITFSDSECARRALEQLNGFELAGRPMRIGHVTERPDGGTDITFPDGDQELDLGSAGGHLQFMAKLAEGSGIQLPTTTAAAAAVAQAAAAQAAALQLNGAVPLGALNPAALTALSPALNLASQAIASQCFQLSSLFTPQTM; from the exons atgaggtTCTTATGTATCGATATCTTCCCCAGATCTGCTACAATGGCATCCGATGACTTTGATATAGTGATTGAGGCCATGCTGGAGGCTCCCTATAAAAAAGAGGAG GATGGGCAGCAAAGGAAAGAGGCTAAAAAGGACAGTCCCAGCAACACGACCAACAGCACCAGCAGCATTGACACCAGTAGCTGTGGTACCGATGGGAGCAGCGTCACTGATGGGACCAGTGCCACCAATGGGAACGGCACGAATGGGGAGGCAAGCAA GAAGAAGAGGAGTCGGAGCCATAGTAAAAGCAGGGAGAGAAAACGCAG TCGTAGTCGAGACCGGGATCGTCACAGGCGGAAAAATAGTCGGAGCCGAAGTCGAGATCGGCAGCGTCGCCACCGCAGCCGTAGCTGGGATCGTCGACATAGTAGTGAGTCACGAAGTCGAGACTGGCGTCGTGAGGATCGTGTGCACTACAGGAGTCCACCGCTTGCCGCTGG GCGTAGGTATGGACACAGTAAGAGTCCTCATTTCAGAGAGAAGAGCCCAGTCAG GGAGCCCGTTGACAACCTGAGTCCGGAGGAGCGGGACGCCCGCACGGTGTTCTGCATGCAGTTAGCTGCCCGCATTCGGCCTCGAGACCTGGAGGACTTTTTCTCTGCTGTTGGCAAG GTTCGAGATGTCCGTATCATCTCAGATCGGAACTCACGTCGGTCTAAAGGCATTGCCTATGTAGAATTCTGTGAGATACAGTCTGTACCGCTGGCCATTGGGCTGACTGGGCAGCGGCTGCTAGGAGTGCCTATCATTGTACAGGCCTCACAG GCTGAGAAAAACCGCCTGGCAGCCATGGCCAATAATCTGCAGAAGGGCAGTGGTGGACCAGTGCGCCTTTATGTGGGCTCCCTACACTGCAATATCACCGAGGACATGCTCCGGGGCATCTTGGAGCCCTTTGGCAAA ATTGATAATATTGTCTTGATGAAGGACTCAGAAACAGGCCGCTCCAAAGGTTATGGTTTTATTACG TTCTCTGACTCAGAGTGTGCCCGACGGGCCTTGGAACAGTTGAATGGCTTTGAGCTTGCTGGTCGACCTATGAGGATTGGCCACGTGACCGAGCGACCGGATGGTGGCACAGATATCACTTTTCCTGATGGAGACCAGGAGCTAGACCTGGGATCAGCGGGTGGACATTTGCAGTTCATGGCCAAGTTGGCAGAAG GCTCTGGAATCCAGCTGCCaaccaccactgctgctgctgctgctgtggcccaagctgctgctgctcaaGCTGCTGCCCTGCAATTGAATGGAGCAGTTCCCCTGGGCGCCCTGAACCCAGCGGCCCTGACTG CTCTGAGTCCGGCCCTGAACCTCGCCTCCCAGGCAATCGCCTCCCAGTGCTTCCAGCTTTCCAGCCTCTTTACCCCCCAAACCATGTGA
- the RBM23 gene encoding probable RNA-binding protein 23 isoform X8: MRFLCIDIFPRSATMASDDFDIVIEAMLEAPYKKEEDGQQRKEAKKDSPSNTTNSTSSIDTSSCGTDGSSVTDGTSATNGNGTNGEASKKKRSRSHSKSRERKRSRSRDRDRHRRKNSRSRSRDRQRRHRSRSWDRRHSSESRSRDWRREDRVHYRSPPLAAGRRYGHSKSPHFREKSPVREPVDNLSPEERDARTVFCMQLAARIRPRDLEDFFSAVGKVRDVRIISDRNSRRSKGIAYVEFCEIQSVPLAIGLTGQRLLGVPIIVQASQAEKNRLAAMANNLQKGSGGPVRLYVGSLHCNITEDMLRGILEPFGKIDNIVLMKDSETGRSKGYGFITFSDSECARRALEQLNGFELAGRPMRIGHVTERPDGGTDITFPDGDQELDLGSAGGHLQFMAKLAEGSGIQLPTTTAAAAAVAQAAAAQAAALQLNGAVPLGALNPAALTALSPALNLASQAIASQCFQLSSLFTPQTM; this comes from the exons atgaggtTCTTATGTATCGATATCTTCCCCAGATCTGCTACAATGGCATCCGATGACTTTGATATAGTGATTGAGGCCATGCTGGAGGCTCCCTATAAAAAAGAGGAG GATGGGCAGCAAAGGAAAGAGGCTAAAAAGGACAGTCCCAGCAACACGACCAACAGCACCAGCAGCATTGACACCAGTAGCTGTGGTACCGATGGGAGCAGCGTCACTGATGGGACCAGTGCCACCAATGGGAACGGCACGAATGGGGAGGCAAGCAA GAAGAAGAGGAGTCGGAGCCATAGTAAAAGCAGGGAGAGAAAACGCAG TCGTAGTCGAGACCGGGATCGTCACAGGCGGAAAAATAGTCGGAGCCGAAGTCGAGATCGGCAGCGTCGCCACCGCAGCCGTAGCTGGGATCGTCGACATAGTAGTGAGTCACGAAGTCGAGACTGGCGTCGTGAGGATCGTGTGCACTACAGGAGTCCACCGCTTGCCGCTGG GCGTAGGTATGGACACAGTAAGAGTCCTCATTTCAGAGAGAAGAGCCCAGTCAG GGAGCCCGTTGACAACCTGAGTCCGGAGGAGCGGGACGCCCGCACGGTGTTCTGCATGCAGTTAGCTGCCCGCATTCGGCCTCGAGACCTGGAGGACTTTTTCTCTGCTGTTGGCAAG GTTCGAGATGTCCGTATCATCTCAGATCGGAACTCACGTCGGTCTAAAGGCATTGCCTATGTAGAATTCTGTGAGATACAGTCTGTACCGCTGGCCATTGGGCTGACTGGGCAGCGGCTGCTAGGAGTGCCTATCATTGTACAGGCCTCACAG GCTGAGAAAAACCGCCTGGCAGCCATGGCCAATAATCTGCAGAAGGGCAGTGGTGGACCAGTGCGCCTTTATGTGGGCTCCCTACACTGCAATATCACCGAGGACATGCTCCGGGGCATCTTGGAGCCCTTTGGCAAA ATTGATAATATTGTCTTGATGAAGGACTCAGAAACAGGCCGCTCCAAAGGTTATGGTTTTATTACG TTCTCTGACTCAGAGTGTGCCCGACGGGCCTTGGAACAGTTGAATGGCTTTGAGCTTGCTGGTCGACCTATGAGGATTGGCCACGTGACCGAGCGACCGGATGGTGGCACAGATATCACTTTTCCTGATGGAGACCAGGAGCTAGACCTGGGATCAGCGGGTGGACATTTGCAGTTCATGGCCAAGTTGGCAGAAG GCTCTGGAATCCAGCTGCCaaccaccactgctgctgctgctgctgtggcccaagctgctgctgctcaaGCTGCTGCCCTGCAATTGAATGGAGCAGTTCCCCTGGGCGCCCTGAACCCAGCGGCCCTGACTG CTCTGAGTCCGGCCCTGAACCTCGCCTCCCAGGCAATCGCCTCCCAGTGCTTCCAGCTTTCCAGCCTCTTTACCCCCCAAACCAT GTAA
- the RBM23 gene encoding probable RNA-binding protein 23 isoform X10, whose translation MRFLCIDIFPRSATMASDDFDIVIEAMLEAPYKKEEDGQQRKEAKKDSPSNTTNSTSSIDTSSCGTDGSSVTDGTSATNGNGTNGEASKKKRSRSHSKSRERKRSRSRDRDRHRRKNSRSRSRDRQRRHRSRSWDRRHSSESRSRDWRREDRVHYRSPPLAAGRRYGHSKSPHFREKSPVREPVDNLSPEERDARTVFCMQLAARIRPRDLEDFFSAVGKVRDVRIISDRNSRRSKGIAYVEFCEIQSVPLAIGLTGQRLLGVPIIVQASQAEKNRLAAMANNLQKGSGGPVRLYVGSLHCNITEDMLRGILEPFGKIDNIVLMKDSETGRSKGYGFITAEDWLPATKSDRSCYVLGSIQAAYTPTVACRAEGSSLTQSVPDGPWNS comes from the exons atgaggtTCTTATGTATCGATATCTTCCCCAGATCTGCTACAATGGCATCCGATGACTTTGATATAGTGATTGAGGCCATGCTGGAGGCTCCCTATAAAAAAGAGGAG GATGGGCAGCAAAGGAAAGAGGCTAAAAAGGACAGTCCCAGCAACACGACCAACAGCACCAGCAGCATTGACACCAGTAGCTGTGGTACCGATGGGAGCAGCGTCACTGATGGGACCAGTGCCACCAATGGGAACGGCACGAATGGGGAGGCAAGCAA GAAGAAGAGGAGTCGGAGCCATAGTAAAAGCAGGGAGAGAAAACGCAG TCGTAGTCGAGACCGGGATCGTCACAGGCGGAAAAATAGTCGGAGCCGAAGTCGAGATCGGCAGCGTCGCCACCGCAGCCGTAGCTGGGATCGTCGACATAGTAGTGAGTCACGAAGTCGAGACTGGCGTCGTGAGGATCGTGTGCACTACAGGAGTCCACCGCTTGCCGCTGG GCGTAGGTATGGACACAGTAAGAGTCCTCATTTCAGAGAGAAGAGCCCAGTCAG GGAGCCCGTTGACAACCTGAGTCCGGAGGAGCGGGACGCCCGCACGGTGTTCTGCATGCAGTTAGCTGCCCGCATTCGGCCTCGAGACCTGGAGGACTTTTTCTCTGCTGTTGGCAAG GTTCGAGATGTCCGTATCATCTCAGATCGGAACTCACGTCGGTCTAAAGGCATTGCCTATGTAGAATTCTGTGAGATACAGTCTGTACCGCTGGCCATTGGGCTGACTGGGCAGCGGCTGCTAGGAGTGCCTATCATTGTACAGGCCTCACAG GCTGAGAAAAACCGCCTGGCAGCCATGGCCAATAATCTGCAGAAGGGCAGTGGTGGACCAGTGCGCCTTTATGTGGGCTCCCTACACTGCAATATCACCGAGGACATGCTCCGGGGCATCTTGGAGCCCTTTGGCAAA ATTGATAATATTGTCTTGATGAAGGACTCAGAAACAGGCCGCTCCAAAGGTTATGGTTTTATTACG GCTGAGGACTGGTTGCCAGCCACAAAGTCTGATAGAAGCTGCTATGTTCTGGGCTCAATCCAGGCAGCCTACACCCCCACAGTTGCCTGCAGGGCAGAGGGGAG TTCTCTGACTCAGAGTGTGCCCGACGGGCCTTGGAACAGTTGA
- the RBM23 gene encoding probable RNA-binding protein 23 isoform X9 has translation MASDDFDIVIEAMLEAPYKKEEDGQQRKEAKKDSPSNTTNSTSSIDTSSCGTDGSSVTDGTSATNGNGTNGEASKKKRSRSHSKSRERKRSRSRDRDRHRRKNSRSRSRDRQRRHRSRSWDRRHSSESRSRDWRREDRVHYRSPPLAAGRRYGHSKSPHFREKSPVREPVDNLSPEERDARTVFCMQLAARIRPRDLEDFFSAVGKVRDVRIISDRNSRRSKGIAYVEFCEIQSVPLAIGLTGQRLLGVPIIVQASQAEKNRLAAMANNLQKGSGGPVRLYVGSLHCNITEDMLRGILEPFGKIDNIVLMKDSETGRSKGYGFITFSDSECARRALEQLNGFELAGRPMRIGHVTERPDGGTDITFPDGDQELDLGSAGGHLQFMAKLAEGSGIQLPTTTAAAAAVAQAAAAQAAALQLNGAVPLGALNPAALTALSPALNLASQAIASQCFQLSSLFTPQTM, from the exons ATGGCATCCGATGACTTTGATATAGTGATTGAGGCCATGCTGGAGGCTCCCTATAAAAAAGAGGAG GATGGGCAGCAAAGGAAAGAGGCTAAAAAGGACAGTCCCAGCAACACGACCAACAGCACCAGCAGCATTGACACCAGTAGCTGTGGTACCGATGGGAGCAGCGTCACTGATGGGACCAGTGCCACCAATGGGAACGGCACGAATGGGGAGGCAAGCAA GAAGAAGAGGAGTCGGAGCCATAGTAAAAGCAGGGAGAGAAAACGCAG TCGTAGTCGAGACCGGGATCGTCACAGGCGGAAAAATAGTCGGAGCCGAAGTCGAGATCGGCAGCGTCGCCACCGCAGCCGTAGCTGGGATCGTCGACATAGTAGTGAGTCACGAAGTCGAGACTGGCGTCGTGAGGATCGTGTGCACTACAGGAGTCCACCGCTTGCCGCTGG GCGTAGGTATGGACACAGTAAGAGTCCTCATTTCAGAGAGAAGAGCCCAGTCAG GGAGCCCGTTGACAACCTGAGTCCGGAGGAGCGGGACGCCCGCACGGTGTTCTGCATGCAGTTAGCTGCCCGCATTCGGCCTCGAGACCTGGAGGACTTTTTCTCTGCTGTTGGCAAG GTTCGAGATGTCCGTATCATCTCAGATCGGAACTCACGTCGGTCTAAAGGCATTGCCTATGTAGAATTCTGTGAGATACAGTCTGTACCGCTGGCCATTGGGCTGACTGGGCAGCGGCTGCTAGGAGTGCCTATCATTGTACAGGCCTCACAG GCTGAGAAAAACCGCCTGGCAGCCATGGCCAATAATCTGCAGAAGGGCAGTGGTGGACCAGTGCGCCTTTATGTGGGCTCCCTACACTGCAATATCACCGAGGACATGCTCCGGGGCATCTTGGAGCCCTTTGGCAAA ATTGATAATATTGTCTTGATGAAGGACTCAGAAACAGGCCGCTCCAAAGGTTATGGTTTTATTACG TTCTCTGACTCAGAGTGTGCCCGACGGGCCTTGGAACAGTTGAATGGCTTTGAGCTTGCTGGTCGACCTATGAGGATTGGCCACGTGACCGAGCGACCGGATGGTGGCACAGATATCACTTTTCCTGATGGAGACCAGGAGCTAGACCTGGGATCAGCGGGTGGACATTTGCAGTTCATGGCCAAGTTGGCAGAAG GCTCTGGAATCCAGCTGCCaaccaccactgctgctgctgctgctgtggcccaagctgctgctgctcaaGCTGCTGCCCTGCAATTGAATGGAGCAGTTCCCCTGGGCGCCCTGAACCCAGCGGCCCTGACTG CTCTGAGTCCGGCCCTGAACCTCGCCTCCCAGGCAATCGCCTCCCAGTGCTTCCAGCTTTCCAGCCTCTTTACCCCCCAAACCAT GTAA